The segment CTGCCCAGCTTGATGCGGAAATCCGCCGCGTTGATGGCCGCTTCCCCAATTTTCAGGGTGATGGCCCTGCCGGAGGCTCCCGTTTCACCAACCTCAATGGCATCCACACTTTGAACGGACACACCGGAGCTTTGAAGCGCCGCCAGTACTTCCTCCTTGGTAAAGGAAGCCGTCCAGCTGGCGTCCTCTTCGGGCGCTTTGTCCGAATCGGGGGAATCCACCGACTGAATGTAGGGCGGCTCATCCCCCTCATAGTTGAGTCCTTCCTTGGACATGGCGGTCTTTCCGCCGGCGTGGGCATGGAACCAGGCGTTGATGGGCTTGCCGTTGTAGAGCACCACTTCGCCCCGGGTCTCCTCCACCGCAGCCAGGATGTTTTCATCGATTCCCTCAGTGTTGTAGGCCTGAGCCTCCTTGATGTCGGTGGAAATATTCGCACCTTCATACATGCTTTCCTTTTCCGTCACAAAGTACAGCACAAAGGTCCGGGCCAGGATCGCCTGGGCCTTGAGGGCCTCCTTGGGCCAGTCGCTTTTCATCTCTCCCGCCAGGACGTGGGCCACATAGTCTTCGAGCTCCTGCTCCACCACCTGGTTCTGCGCGGTGTCGTACACCTTCAGCACCGGCTCCTTCTCCCCTTCCTGCTGAATGGGTTCGGGAACCGCATCGCCGTAGTTTGGAGTTGCCGTGACCTCCGGTGTCTCAAGGGGTTCGGTGGCCGCAGGGCTGGGACTCGCCTTGTCAGGGCTGGACCCCGGCGTATTCTTTGACGCTCCGTTGGAACAGGCCGTCAGCAGTACCGCACATAGCGCCAAGGCAACGATGGATTTCAATGCTTTCATGTTCATTCCTCCCATTGATTCTCAAACCCATTATTGCCTGGAAAAAGCCCCATCATGCACCGCATCCATAAAAAAAGGAGCGCCCAGCGCTCCTTCTTAGAAATCCAAATTTTTCAGTTTTGCAAAGATCATTCGGCCCGCCGCCGTCTGCAGAACGCTGGTGACCAACACGTCCACCCGCTCGCCCATGTGCCTTCGGCCGCCGTCCACCACGATCATTGTGCCGTCGTTCAGATAAGCGACCCCCTGTCCCGGTTCCTTGCCCTCCTTGACGATCTCCACGGTCATCTCCTCGCCGGGCAGTGCGACCGGTTTCATGGCGTTGGCCAGCTCATTGATGTTCAGGACCTCCACTCCCTGGACCTCCGCCACCTTGTTCAGGTTGTAGTCGTTGGTGATCACCTTGCCCCGGCGCTTTTGCGCCATACGCAGCAGCTTCATATCCACTTCCGCAAGGTCCTCGTAATCCTCCTCGGGCACCTCCACGTCGATAATGAGCTCCTTCTGAATGCGGTTGAGCACATCCAGCCCCCGCCGCCCCCGGTTCCGCCGCAGGGGATCGGCGGAATCAGCGATATGGCGCAGTTCCTGGAGCACAAAGCCTGGGACCACCACCGGGCCCTCCACGAATCCCGTCTTGAAGATATCGTAGATGCGCCCATCGATGATGACGCTGGTATCCAGAATCTTCGGGCACATCCGGTTCGGGCTTCCTTCGCCTCGATCCCGATCCCGCCAGCGTCTTCCCCGAAGACTGGAAAGCTCGTCCCGGCGCTTGATCGCGATGGCCGCGCCCAGATAGCCAAGGATGGCGTAGACCGCCAGCGACAAAGGCATGGAAATCAGTTTTGCCGGGATCATATTGATCAGCATGGAGATCAAAAATGCGATAACCAGACCCACGATAAGCCCCATTGCGCCATAGACGATCACAGACAAAGGCAGCTGGCTCAAATGGCGCTCGCTGCTTTCCGTTGCCTGCACCAGGAAGTTCACGATCCTTTTGGATAAAAAATAAAATATAATTCCGGTTAAGATTCCACTGAGAATATAGATCGCAATGCTCCCGGCGGGCGTCAGAGCCTCGGAAGGGGTGATCCCAAAAAAACGCTGCAGAATGTCATAGACCAGAGCCACGATCAGCGGCCCCACCACCGTTCCGCAGATGGTCACCACAGCTCGTCCAAAAACCACAATCATGTTTTCTCACCTCCTTTTTTAATCTGCAAAGTTAAGCGATGCCTAAAGTACAGTTTACAAGGGACTACACAGGGTAGGTATCTGACGGGAGGGGTTCCGCCCGTCAGATTTTCCATGTGATATTCAAGCTGTCGCTTGTGGCGGCTACGGTGGTAATCATCAAATCCACCACACGCCGCTTGTCGTCAAAAGATACATTCTCCCAAGTGTCGAGGTAGCCGGAAATCTGGCTGACCTGTTCCGGGCTAATGGCTTCCACCGTTAGTTCCGCTATCCTCGCCAGAAGTTCCTGCTTGCGCCCGTCCAGTTCTGCTATCTTCACATTCACATAGGAGAGCAGGACATTGTTTGCACCCGTCAGACTGTCCACCAGCTTTTCAATCTCGCTGTCCACATGGGCAAGCTCCACTTGCAGGGCGGCGATTTTCGGGTTTGCCTTTGCCGCTTTCTTCCTGCCCGTCAGCGTTTTGTAGCTTGCCAGCTTCTTCACCATCTGCTGATAAACAACCGCTTCCAGCTCCGAAGTGATGATTTTCCCGCACCCGGCACAGCTTTTATTGTCCAGCCGCTTTGTGCAGCGGAGATATTGCTTTCCCACAGGATTGTTAATGCTCATAAGGGCATACCCGCAGTTTCCGCACTTGATTTTTCCCGCCAGCCATGTATGGGTGGCTTTCCGGGCAGACTGGATTTTCATGTTGTTCATCAGCTTCTTGCGGCAGGTCAGCCAGATATCGGAGGGGACAATGCCCTCATGGGGAGCCAGCACCAGCATTTGGTCTTTCAAGTCGTTCTTTTTGCTGGGCTTCACATCCCGACCTTGATACAGATAGCAGCCATTCATGCCGGTAAAATCGGCAGCGTCATTGACAATGACTGTCCCTTGACTTTTGAAAAACTCGTACACATCAAGGTCTGCCTGCACATAGACAGGGTTGCGTAACATCTGCGCCAGCGTGGGGCGTATCAGCTCTTTGCCATGGAACAAAATCCCCTGTTCGGCAAAGTGCCGGGTAATGTCCCCGTAGGAGGTTGTGGGCTGGGCGTACATTTCAAACATCAGCCGGATATTTG is part of the Gehongia tenuis genome and harbors:
- a CDS encoding SpoIID/LytB domain-containing protein; the protein is MKALKSIVALALCAVLLTACSNGASKNTPGSSPDKASPSPAATEPLETPEVTATPNYGDAVPEPIQQEGEKEPVLKVYDTAQNQVVEQELEDYVAHVLAGEMKSDWPKEALKAQAILARTFVLYFVTEKESMYEGANISTDIKEAQAYNTEGIDENILAAVEETRGEVVLYNGKPINAWFHAHAGGKTAMSKEGLNYEGDEPPYIQSVDSPDSDKAPEEDASWTASFTKEEVLAALQSSGVSVQSVDAIEVGETGASGRAITLKIGEAAINAADFRIKLGSQKLKSTLLEDITVEAGKVIFTGRGYGHGVGMSQWGAYGMAEEGKTGEEIVQYYFKDVAIQKLWE
- a CDS encoding PIN/TRAM domain-containing protein codes for the protein MIVVFGRAVVTICGTVVGPLIVALVYDILQRFFGITPSEALTPAGSIAIYILSGILTGIIFYFLSKRIVNFLVQATESSERHLSQLPLSVIVYGAMGLIVGLVIAFLISMLINMIPAKLISMPLSLAVYAILGYLGAAIAIKRRDELSSLRGRRWRDRDRGEGSPNRMCPKILDTSVIIDGRIYDIFKTGFVEGPVVVPGFVLQELRHIADSADPLRRNRGRRGLDVLNRIQKELIIDVEVPEEDYEDLAEVDMKLLRMAQKRRGKVITNDYNLNKVAEVQGVEVLNINELANAMKPVALPGEEMTVEIVKEGKEPGQGVAYLNDGTMIVVDGGRRHMGERVDVLVTSVLQTAAGRMIFAKLKNLDF
- a CDS encoding recombinase family protein translates to MNNRIDAIYARQSVDKKDSISIESQIEFCKYELKGGNCKEYTDKGYSGKNTDRPKFQELVRDIKRGLIAKVVVYKLDRISRSILDFANMMELFQRYNVEFVSSTEKFDTSTPMGRAMLNICIVFAQLERETIQKRVTDAYYSRSQRGFKMGGKAPYGFHTEPIKMDGINTKKLVVNPDEAANIRLMFEMYAQPTTSYGDITRHFAEQGILFHGKELIRPTLAQMLRNPVYVQADLDVYEFFKSQGTVIVNDAADFTGMNGCYLYQGRDVKPSKKNDLKDQMLVLAPHEGIVPSDIWLTCRKKLMNNMKIQSARKATHTWLAGKIKCGNCGYALMSINNPVGKQYLRCTKRLDNKSCAGCGKIITSELEAVVYQQMVKKLASYKTLTGRKKAAKANPKIAALQVELAHVDSEIEKLVDSLTGANNVLLSYVNVKIAELDGRKQELLARIAELTVEAISPEQVSQISGYLDTWENVSFDDKRRVVDLMITTVAATSDSLNITWKI